DNA from Microbacterium sp. BK668:
GATGAGCAGCTCGTGCACCTTCTTGAGGAACTCGCCCGAGCCGGCGCCCTGGATGACGCGGTGGTCGTACGTGCTCGTGAGGGTGATCGTCTTGCCGATGCCGAGCTCGACCAGGGTCTTCTCGCTCGAGCCCTGGAACTCGGCCGGGTACTCCAGCGCGCCGGCGCCGACGATGCATCCCTGTCCCCTCATGAGGCGAGGGACCGAGTGGACGGTGCCGATGCCGCCGGGGTTGGTCAGCGAGATCGTCGTTCCCTGGAAGTCGGCCGCCGTCAGCTTGTTGCTGCGCGCGCGTGTGATGAGGTCCTCGTACGACGCAAGGAACTCGCCGAAGCTGAGGGTCTCGGCGCGCTTGATGCTGGGGACCAGGAGCGAGCGCGTGCCGTCGGGCTTGGGCAGGTCGATCGCGATGCCGAGGTTGACGTGCGCCGGCGCGACGACGGAGGGCTTGCCGTCGATCTCGGCGTAGAAGACGTTCTGGCTCGGGAACTCCTGCAGCGTCCGGATGATCGCCCAGCCGATGAGGTGCGTGAAGCTCACCTTGCCGCCGCGCGTGCGCGCCATGTGATTGTTGATCACGATGCGGTTGTCGATCATCAGCTTCGCCGGGACCGTGCGCACGCTCGTGGCGGTCGGAACCGTGAGCGAGTCGTCCATGTTGGCGGCGAGGGTCTTGGTCATCCCGCGGAGGACGGTGATCTGGTCCTCCTCGGTCGACGCCTCGCCCGTCGAGGGGACCACCGCAGGCGCCTGAGCGGGGATCGGCTGATTCGCGGCGGGCTTCGCCGTCGTGCGGGCGACGGGCTGCGCGCCGACGACCGGTACCGGCGCCGTCACGGGCCGCGACTCGGATGCAGGGGCGGCGGCCTGCTCGGGCGCCTGCGCCGCGGCTGAGGGAGGCGGCGCGTCCGGAGCCTGCGCGGCGGCCTCACCGGCGGGGCGGTAGGTCTCGAGGATCGGCCACCACGCCTTGTCCACCGAGTTCCTGTCGACCTTGAACTGCTCGTACAGCTCCTCGACGAGCCATTCGTTCGCTCCGAACTCTCCTTCGCTCGAAACTCCGACGCCCGTCACCTGGCTAGACACGCTCGATCGCCTGCTTTCATCGGTGAAGATCTCCTGAACATGCGGGCTGACAGCGCCCGCACGCGCGACTGTCAAGCCTAACCCAGTCTCCCGCGCCGGCGCCTGGGGGGAAGGGCCGCCAGGCGCAAGAATCCGCATCATTATTCCCACAGGCAGGAATCACTACCCTTGATGCGTGGAGTTCTACGGTGAGCGGCCCGACGTCGACCTGACCTACTCGGACGTCTTCCTGGTGCCGCGCAGGTCGTCGGTCACGAGCCGACTGGATGTCGATCTCGCTCCCGGCGACGGCACTCCGGCGACGATCCCGCTCGTCTCGGCGAATATGAACTCCGTGACCGGGGCGCGCCTGGCGGCGACGCTGGCGCGCCGCGGCGGACTCGGCGTCCTGCCGCAGGACATGCCGCTGCAGGAGCTGGATGCCGCGATCCGCTGGGTGAAGTCCCAGCCCGTCCTGTGGGACACCCCTCTCGTGCTCCCTCCCGAGGCCACCGTCGCCGATGCTGGCCGGCTCCTGCCCGCGACCGAAGGGCACGGCATCGTCGTGGCGCCGCCGGCGGTCCACGCCGAAGGGATCCGGATCGAGGAGATCCTGGGTGTCATCCCGGCAACGCGACTGGGCACCGCCCTGCCCGACGCCCGTCTCGGCGACCTGGCCCGCGGACACGCCGCCTCCATCGACGCCGACGACGTCGAGACGCCGCGGCACGCATTCGACCTCATCGTCGGTGCCGGTGCCGAGACGGTGTGCGTCCTGCACCACGGCTTCCTCGTGGGAACCCTCTCCCGCCGCACGGCGCTGCGCTCCAACCTCTACCGCCCGGCCGTCGACACCGGCGGGCGCCTCGGCGTCGCGGCAGCCGTCGGCATCAACGGCGACGTCGCCGCCAAGGCGAGGGCGCTCGCCGCAGCCGGGGTCGACGTGCTCGTCGTCGACACGGCCCATGGCCACCAGGAGGGCATGCTCGGGGCACTCCGGGCGGTGTCGGAACTGGATCTCGGCATCCCGATCGCGGCCGGCAACGTCGTGACGGCTGAAGGCGTGCACGATCTCGTCACGGCGGGCGCCGACATCCTCAAGGTCGGTGTCGGCCCCGGTGCGATGTGCACGACCCGCATGATGACGGCCGTCGGCCGGCCCCAGTTCTCCGCGGTGCTCGAGACCGCCGAGGCGGCACGGGTCATGGGCGCCCACGTGTGGGCGGACGGCGGTGTGCGATACCCGCGCGACGTCGCCCTCGCACTGGCGGCGGGCGCGGCATCCGTCATGATCGGGTCGTGGTTCGCGGGAACGATCGAGGCCCCCGGGGAACTGCAGATCGACGGCGCAGGCCGTGCCTACAAGGAGTCGTGGGGAATGGCCTCGACCAAGGCGGTGCACGAGCGATTCGGCCGGCTGGACCCGTACGAGCTCGCGCGGAAGGAGCTGTTCGCCGAGGGGATCTCCTCGTCGAAGATCTACCTCGATCCGCTCCGCCCGAGCCTGGAGGACCTGCTCGACATGATCACGTCAGGCGTCCGCTCGTCCTTCACCTATGCCGGCGCGACGACGGTCGCGGAGTTCCACGACCGCGCGCGCGTCGGTCTGCAGTCCGCAGCCGGCTACGAGGAGGGCAAGGCGCTCCCCGTCAGCTGGTAGCGCCCCGTCAGCCGGTGGCGCCGCCCCGGCGGCGCGGCGCCACATCGTCATCGTCGTCGTGCTCCTCGCGGATGGCGCGGCCCTCTTGGATCGACTCCTCCTCCTTCTTCTCCTTCTTCTTGATGTTGCGGTCGTCGCGCGGCGGCAGCTGGATGTCCTCCTCCGCGGCGATGCCGCCCTGCACCTGACGCCCGCGCTCGAGCTCCGCGTCGAACTCCGCGCCGAACAGCAGTGCGAGGTTCGCGATCCAGAGCCACAGGAGGAAGATCACGACGCCGGCGAGCGATCCGTAGGTCCTGTCGTAGTTCGAGAAATTGGTGACGTAGAAGCCGAACGCCACCGTCGCGAGGACGAGGACGAGGATGGCGAGGAGCGACCCGACGCTGATCCAGCGGAACTTCGGCTGCTTCGCATTGGGAGCCGCGTAGTAGAGGATCGCGACCATCAGGACGATGATGACCGCCAGGACCGGCCACTTCGCGATGGACCACACCGTCGTCGCGACCTCGCCGAGGCCGAGCGCGTCGCCGACGGCTTCCGCCACGGGGCCTGACACGACGAGGATGACGG
Protein-coding regions in this window:
- a CDS encoding GuaB1 family IMP dehydrogenase-related protein, with the translated sequence MEFYGERPDVDLTYSDVFLVPRRSSVTSRLDVDLAPGDGTPATIPLVSANMNSVTGARLAATLARRGGLGVLPQDMPLQELDAAIRWVKSQPVLWDTPLVLPPEATVADAGRLLPATEGHGIVVAPPAVHAEGIRIEEILGVIPATRLGTALPDARLGDLARGHAASIDADDVETPRHAFDLIVGAGAETVCVLHHGFLVGTLSRRTALRSNLYRPAVDTGGRLGVAAAVGINGDVAAKARALAAAGVDVLVVDTAHGHQEGMLGALRAVSELDLGIPIAAGNVVTAEGVHDLVTAGADILKVGVGPGAMCTTRMMTAVGRPQFSAVLETAEAARVMGAHVWADGGVRYPRDVALALAAGAASVMIGSWFAGTIEAPGELQIDGAGRAYKESWGMASTKAVHERFGRLDPYELARKELFAEGISSSKIYLDPLRPSLEDLLDMITSGVRSSFTYAGATTVAEFHDRARVGLQSAAGYEEGKALPVSW
- a CDS encoding YihY/virulence factor BrkB family protein → MSTTDQRQENTERTPDPEHPEKPDRLRDIDKRSWKYVFRNTIREFSDDECTDIAAALTYYAMLSLFPALIAVFSILGVIGQGEQAAGAITGIISNFAPDAADALEGPLTDMATSPGAGFALVSGIVLAIWAASGYVGAFSRAMNRIYEIREGRPFWKLKPAQLLITVIGIILIAIAAVILVVSGPVAEAVGDALGLGEVATTVWSIAKWPVLAVIIVLMVAILYYAAPNAKQPKFRWISVGSLLAILVLVLATVAFGFYVTNFSNYDRTYGSLAGVVIFLLWLWIANLALLFGAEFDAELERGRQVQGGIAAEEDIQLPPRDDRNIKKKEKKEEESIQEGRAIREEHDDDDDVAPRRRGGATG